A genomic region of Venturia canescens isolate UGA chromosome 7, ASM1945775v1, whole genome shotgun sequence contains the following coding sequences:
- the LOC122413512 gene encoding transcription factor SPT20 homolog isoform X3: MKICATWFLLVVIGFTVGDELGFRESLSNLESNKRRSVQTRGNFIPIAPVNGVTIKRDDRDRGIGQVTRQSGSVPPFKPLPPSGVRPMGQQPERQRLMVVQQNSTALKMIPAPSFESLQQHEAAIRKQQQAQAQKLQTQQQVQTHVQQPTQAQQNPISAQQQAKDQEARLRQQQRIQQEALALQVLKQQRNQQQEAMRQQQIKKLAQQNLQQQQIIALQTKRVQVPQQTNPIVESPVYSHAMPNPVSSNPDLIAQRKPVATSNGGLPAFVAMPQSSSQLTDRISNSPTLLEDSVNEVSKDDYAPLAIPSEEAAASVNEMTLQSLHPFPSAEALKSPHEMQNDKRQAVSNLPSLAPIQGMETSLKALAEASNITLEALEAAILLRQQQLMEKQQERVITTTTTMPTPVKTYNTAGITKVMNAPREYYPNGYDKNFDDNFASRVDLPDTSFYCGDQKHFPGLYADEDLGCMVFHVCALTDEGLIMKSFLCPESTLFDQTILKCNWWFYVDCKSSKNLYDSNIPISKSYQLMKALAFFSAYKNHDGNATNVEES; the protein is encoded by the exons GTCACGATAAAACGAGATGACAGGGATCGTGGAATCGGTCAAGTCACCCGACAATCAGGTTCAGTGCCACCTTTCAAGCCTCTGCCACCGAGTGGCGTCCGTCCAATGGGCCAACAGCCGGAACGTCAGAGGCTGATGGTCGTGCAACAAAACTCGACGGCCCTGAAGATGATTCCAGCTCCGTCATTCGAATCGTTGCAACAACACGAGGCTGCTATTCGTAAGCAACAACAAGCCCAAGCACAAAAACTTCAAACGCAACAGCAAGTCCAAACGCACGTCCAGCAACCTACTCAGGCACAACAGAATCCGATCTCAGCCCAACAGCAGGCCAAAGATCAAGAAGCTCGCTTGAGACAGCAACAACGAATTCAACAAGAAGCTCTCGCCCTTCAAGTTCTCAAGCAACAACGTAACCAACAACAAGAGGCTATGAGGCAAcagcaaattaaaaaattggctCAACAAAACCTGCAACAGCAACAAATCATCGCACTGCAGACTAAAAGGGTTCAG GTTCCACAACAGACAAATCCAATCGTGGAATCTCCAGTTTATTCACACGCCATGCCTAATCCGGTGTCTTCGAATCCAGATCTTATTGCACAACGCAAACCAGTAGCAACGAGCAACGGTGGCTTACCAGCTTTCGTCGCGATGCCACAATCCTCGTCTCAACTGACCGATAGAATCAGCAACAGTCCAACTCTGCTTGAAGATTCGGTCAACGAAGTATCGAAGGACGATTACGCGCCT TTGGCAATCCCGAGCGAAGAGGCTGCAGCTTCCGTGAACGAGATGACCTTACAATCGCTGCATCCGTTTCCATCTGCCGAAGCTCTAAAATCTCCGCATGAGATGCAAAATGACAAACGACAAGCCGTGTCCAACTTGCCGTCGTTGGCGCCGATCCAAGGAATGGAAACCTCGCTGAAAGCACTCGCCGAGGCGAGTAACATAACCCTCGAGGCTCTGGAAGCTGCGATTTTGTTGAGACAGCAACAGTTGATGGAAAAGCAACAAGAACGAGTCAtaacgacgacaacgacgatgCCGACCCCGGTGAAAAC CTACAACACCGCGGGAATAACAAAAGTTATGAACGCACCTCGCGAGTATTATCCCAACGGAtacgataaaaatttcgatgacAATTTCGCCAGTCGTGTTGATTTGCCCGATACGAGTTTCTATTGCGGGGATCAAAAACACTTTCCTGGTTTATACGCTGACGAAGATCTCGGTTGCATG GTCTTCCACGTTTGTGCTCTGACCGACGAAGGCCTCATAATGAAGAGTTTTCTTTGTCCTGAATCAACCCTCTTCGATCAAACGATTCTCAAGTGCAATTGGTGGTTTTACGTGGATTGCAAATCGTCTAAGAATCTTTACGACAGCAATATTCCCATAAGCAAAAGTTATCAGCTGATGAAAGCTCTCGCTTTCTTCTCGGCGTACAAAAATCACGACGGCAATGCTACTAACGTCGAAGAATCTTGA
- the LOC122413511 gene encoding thrombospondin type-1 domain-containing protein 4-like: MERLVILTTLFFIFTIPVNVQAHLVDGIFMEPTLEPGYHLVATIPVGASNLNVSQLRHTNNYLAVRLRDGKFLLNGNYSINWSGFYKAAGTNFVYHRQTSQQLESFTAIGPLLEPIDVMLLYQEPNSGIVYKYTSPSGNKDRNGRGHGKNYLRMIGDEASVSSPKRYRKRKFTWRSNGFTSCSKTCGGGVQTRIYICIREHSQSHVPTKRCHGLEKPADIQSRCNVGPCPPKWRLGAWSKCSVSCGSGVRVREYECVQEVNNLLTVRVADGACMESKSSSDNETCSMPSCEHDSRFIVDSSRNTSVTSRWNVGEWSSCSTSCGIGRKTRTVSCAKHDRYCGSLTKPSEQEFCDSGTCPSDDGQTNTILELGKPRWLHTEWSQQCSAECGTGLQTRKVICVSQESSDYTTSSKNHEVIDDKKCEKNTRPESSRACSSNKTCSGQWFTGPWTRCSASCDVGEQTREAICVTSIQGSLRMVLEMNCPPTKPETRKPCNGPPCQATWYTSDWTECSRSCGTGTQSRQVKCLDSDTRGVDEFRIRCNETERPESRKICNDYPCRGSIELRDDELSTRSQYVQNDPEATNGISGNDNCTDSMSNCGLVTQARLCIYPFYRKICCSSCSKSRRDEIE, translated from the exons ATGGAGCGACTAGTGATTCTCACGacgttgttttttattttcacg ATCCCGGTCAACGTCCAGGCTCATCTCGTCGATGGAATATTCATGGAGCCGACGCTCGAGCCTGGTTATCATCTCGTCGCAACGATCCCAGTCGGTGCTTCCAATTTAAATGTCTCTCAGCTCAGACATACCAACAACTATTTAG CCGTACGACTTCGAGATGGTAAATTCTTGCTGAACGGAAATTACAGCATAAATTGGTCGGGCTTTTACAAAGCTGCGGGTACGAACTTCGTCTACCATCGTCAAACGTCCCAACAGTTGGAAAGCTTCACGGCAATCGGACCGCTGCTGGAACCGATCGACGTTATG CTCTTGTATCAAGAACCAAACTCTGGAATCGTGTACAAATATACATCGCCGAGCGGAAACAAGGACCGTAATGGACGAGGCCATGGGAAAAATTATTTGCGTATGATCGGCGACGAAGCTTCCGTCTCGTCTCCTAAACGTTatagaaaacgaaaattcacgtGGAGATCCAACGGATTTACGAGCTGCAGCAAAACCTGCGGGGGAG GTGTTCAAACGAGAATTTATATTTGCATACGTGAGCACAGTCAAAGTCACGTGCCAACGAAACGATGCCatggtttggaaaaaccaGCCGATATACAATCGAGATGCAACGTTGGTCCATGTCCGCCAAA atGGCGACTCGGAGCATGGTCGAAATGTTCGGTCAGCTGTGGCTCTGGCGTTCGCGTTCGCGAATACGAGTGCGTTCAAGAAGTCAACAACTTGTTGACCGTCAGAGTCGCCGATGGCGCTTGCATGGAGTCGAAATCATCGTCGGACAATGAAACTTGTTCGATGCCCTCGTGCGAGCATGACTCGAGATTCATCGTTGACTCGTCCAGAAACACAAGCGTCACATCGCGTTGGAACGTCGGCGAATGGTCCTCG TGCTCGACGTCCTGCGGAATCGGCAGAAAAACCCGCACAGTTTCCTGTGCGAAACACGATCGTTATTGCGGGTCGTTGACGAAGCCGAGCGAACAGGAATTCTGCGATTCGGGTACTTGTCCGAGCGACGATGGGCAGACGAACACGATACTCGAGCTCGGGAAGCCACGTTGGCTGCACACCGAATGGTCACAGCAG TGTTCAGCGGAATGTGGCACGGGTTTACAAACGCGCAAAGTTATCTGTGTCAGCCAAGAGAGCAGCGACTACACGACGAGCTCGAAAAACCACGAGGTAATCGACGAtaaaaagtgcgagaaaaatacACGTCCAGAATCTTCCAGAGCGTGCTCGAGCAACAAAACTTGCAGTGGTCAATGGTTCACCGGACCCTGGACTCGG TGCTCAGCGAGTTGCGATGTTGGCGAGCAAACGAGAGAAGCCATTTGCGTCACGAGCATCCAAGGCTCGTTGAGAATGGTCCTCGAAATGAACTGTCCGCCGACGAAGCCTGAGACGAGAAAACCCTGCAACGGGCCACCGTGCCAAGCGACCTGGTACACGTCCGACTGGACCGAG TGCTCGCGCTCCTGCGGAACTGGCACCCAAAGTCGTCAAGTCAAATGCCTCGATTCGGATACTCGAGGAGTCGATGAATTTCGTATACGATGCAACGAGACGGAGCGACCCGAATCCAGAAAAATATGCAACGATTACCCTTGTCGAGGCTCAATCGAATTGAGGGACGATGAACTATCGACGAGATCGCAGTACGTTCAAAACGATCCGGAAGCCACGAATG GTATTTCCGGAAACGACAATTGCACTGACAGCATGTCGAATTGCGGCTTGGTCACCCAAGCCAGACTCTGCATTTACCCGTTTTATCGGAAGATCTGTTGCTCCTCGTGTTCCAAATCGAGACGAgatgaaatcgaatga